Proteins encoded together in one Argiope bruennichi chromosome 1, qqArgBrue1.1, whole genome shotgun sequence window:
- the LOC129977113 gene encoding stearoyl-CoA desaturase 5-like yields MAPLSSCSGVNPTQTLGDQTSADFEMESPEKQSESVIQEPEDIPDECDKVDDKELPPAEKSVEEISEEGPIMQVVWRNVILFAYLHIASLYGVYLMFTSAKWQTNVFAVFLYLLSGIGVTAGAHRLWSHRSYKARFPLRVFLAFIFTIAFENDIFEWARDHRVHHKYSETDADPHNAKRGFFFAHIGWLLCRKHPEVVKKGKKINLDDLMADPVVRFHRKFYLPLVVLCCFVLPTIAPMYLWGETFMNAFFISTLFRFCFTLNQTWLVNSAAHMWGNKPYDIHINPRENTLVALGAVGEGFHNYHHTFPYDYATSEYGIKYNLTTLFIDTMAWLGLAYDRKTVSKGMVEARKLRTGPRQIQATGGCPTKED; encoded by the exons ATGGCTCCATTATCCTCTTGCTCCGGTGTCAATCCGACTCAAACCCTCGGCGATCAGACATCCGCTGACTTTGAGATGGAATCTCCAGAAAAGCAATCCGAGTCTGTGATCCAAGAGCCGGAAGATATCCCCGACGAATGCGACAAAGTGGACGACAAGGAGCTCCCACCCGCGGAGAAAAGCGTTGAAGAGATTTCCGAGGAAGGTCCCATCATGCAGGTCGTGTGGAGAAACGTCATCCTCTTTGCTTACCTTCATATTGCATCTCTGTACGGAGTGTACCTCATGTTCACTTCAGCAAAGTGGCAAACGAATGTGTTTG cTGTGTTTTTGTATTTGCTGTCTGGTATTGGGGTGACAGCTGGGGCTCATAGATTGTGGTCTCACCGCTCCTACAAAGCCAGGTTTCCTCTCAGGGTTTTCTTGGCATTCATTTTCACCATTGCTTTCGAG aatgacATCTTCGAATGGGCTCGAGACCACCGTGTTCACCACAAGTATTCCGAAACGGACGCCGATCCCCACAACGCCAAAAGGGGTTTCTTTTTCGCCCACATCGGCTGGCTTCTCTGCCGAAAACACCCAGAAGTCGTCAAGAAGGGAAAGAAAATCAATCTCGATGATCTCATGGCTGATCCGGTCGTCAGGTTCCACAGAAA attttatttgcCACTCGTCGTGCTTTGCTGCTTCGTCCTCCCCACCATCGCACCCATGTACCTGTGGGGTGAAACATTCATGAATGCGTTTTTTATCTCGACGTTGTTCCGCTTCTGCTTCACCCTCAACCAGACGTGGCTTGTAAACTCTGCAGCCCACATGTGGGGAAACAAGCCCTACGACATTCACATCAATCCTCGAGAGAATACTCTGGTCGCCCTGGGAGCTGTCGGCGAAGGATTCCACAACTACCACCACACCTTTCCCTACGATTATGCCACCAGTGAGTATGGTATCAAATACAACCTGACCACACTCTTCATCGACACGATGGCCTGGTTGGGGCTTGCCTACGACAGGAAGACTGTCTCCAAGGGCATGGTTGAAGCAAGAAAGCTGAGAACTGGTCCACGCCAGATCCAAGCGACAGGTGGTTGTCCCACCAAGGAAGACTAA